In Ischnura elegans chromosome 6, ioIscEleg1.1, whole genome shotgun sequence, one genomic interval encodes:
- the LOC124160317 gene encoding adult-specific cuticular protein ACP-20-like yields the protein MFAVALALVLAAIISAFPQHYGVQGGVLGYGGGQQGYGGSGYGGHVGVIAASGGLGGHGHGGGHVVDYYAPPKYHYEYAVEDKHTGDVHSHHEERDGDITKGYYSLHEPDGTVRTVKYTVDKHSGFNAVVERSGHAVHPQPAPKHH from the exons ATGTTCGCCGTAGCGTTGGCCTTGGTACTGGCTGCCATCATCAGTGCCTTCCCTCAGCACTACGGAGTGCAAGGTGGGGTACTAGGCTATGGAGGAGGTCAACAGGGATACGGTGGCAGTGGATATGGCGGGCACGTAGGGGTCATTGCGGCAAGTGGAGGTCTAGGAGGGCACGGTCATGGCGGCGGACATGTGGTTGATTACTAT GCACCTCCCAAGTACCACTACGAGTACGCAGTTGAGGACAAGCACACAGGTGACGTCCATAGTCACCACGAGGAACGAGACGGTGACATCACCAAGGGATACTACAGCCTCCACGAACCGGACGGCACCGTGAGGACAGTCAAATACACGGTGGACAAGCACAGCGGGTTCAACGCGGTGGTGGAGAGGTCGGGCCATGCGGTTCACCCACAACCCGCACCCAAGCACCATTAG